A single genomic interval of Microbulbifer variabilis harbors:
- the rseP gene encoding RIP metalloprotease RseP, giving the protein MDLIQTVIWALVALGILVSFHEFGHFLVARLCGVKVLRFSVGFGRRLFSRYDRHGTEFAISAIPLGGYVKMLDEREGPVAAHELNQAFNRKSVWARIAIAAAGPAANFLLAIVLFWIVFMGGTAGPVPVVDSVKPGSIAEAAGLESGQEIIAVDGEATPTWQALNWRLANRLGDSGSIEFSVRYPDSNLEYHMAADIDRWLAGQEVPDPLGEIGLGLWTPPISMTLHKVVEGSAASAAGLRAGDKIVATDGRIFSGWEEWSQYVRARAGEPLQVEVERQGQRLTLPVTPAQVTLDSGERVGQIGVQPVTERWPEDRVRVFHYGVAGALSQGVQETWDKTLFTLNSLKKLIFGQLSTKNLSGPITIAKVAGTSAERGWQSFLSLLALLSISLGVLNLLPIPVLDGGHLLYYGIEAVKGSPVSERVQVIGLQVGMALVLCIMGLALYNDILRL; this is encoded by the coding sequence ATGGATCTGATTCAGACGGTAATCTGGGCCTTGGTAGCCCTCGGTATACTGGTTTCCTTCCACGAGTTTGGACACTTTCTCGTAGCACGGCTCTGTGGGGTCAAGGTGCTGCGTTTTTCTGTCGGCTTTGGCCGCCGCCTTTTCTCTCGCTATGACCGGCACGGCACTGAGTTTGCTATCTCAGCAATTCCCCTTGGTGGCTATGTCAAAATGCTAGATGAGCGGGAGGGACCTGTCGCCGCTCATGAGCTGAATCAGGCATTTAACCGAAAGAGTGTTTGGGCGCGTATAGCGATTGCTGCAGCGGGTCCCGCAGCTAACTTCCTGTTGGCAATTGTACTGTTTTGGATTGTCTTTATGGGGGGCACGGCGGGTCCGGTGCCTGTCGTAGATTCCGTCAAGCCTGGAAGTATTGCTGAAGCTGCGGGATTGGAGTCCGGGCAGGAAATTATCGCGGTGGATGGCGAAGCTACACCCACTTGGCAAGCCCTCAACTGGCGCTTGGCTAACCGTTTGGGGGACAGTGGCTCTATAGAATTCTCAGTGCGCTACCCGGACTCTAACCTCGAATATCATATGGCGGCTGATATCGACCGTTGGCTCGCAGGGCAGGAAGTCCCTGACCCATTGGGGGAGATTGGCCTCGGTCTCTGGACGCCGCCCATTAGTATGACGTTGCATAAGGTTGTGGAGGGTAGCGCTGCTAGTGCAGCGGGGCTGCGTGCGGGCGATAAGATTGTGGCTACCGACGGGCGAATTTTTTCCGGTTGGGAAGAGTGGAGTCAGTATGTGCGCGCTCGTGCAGGCGAGCCCCTTCAGGTGGAAGTTGAACGCCAGGGGCAACGGTTGACCCTGCCGGTTACGCCGGCGCAGGTGACGCTCGACAGTGGTGAGCGTGTCGGCCAGATCGGCGTACAGCCCGTCACCGAGCGCTGGCCCGAGGATCGCGTACGAGTTTTCCACTACGGTGTAGCTGGCGCTCTTTCTCAGGGGGTGCAAGAGACTTGGGACAAAACACTGTTCACTCTGAACAGCTTGAAGAAATTGATTTTTGGTCAACTTTCGACCAAAAACTTGAGTGGCCCCATCACCATTGCTAAAGTGGCGGGTACTTCCGCAGAGAGGGGGTGGCAGTCTTTCCTGTCGCTTTTAGCTCTGCTTAGTATCAGTCTCGGTGTACTCAATCTGTTACCCATTCCGGTACTCGATGGTGGTCACCTTCTCTACTACGGTATTGAGGCGGTCAAGGGTTCTCCTGTGTCTGAGAGAGTGCAGGTGATCGGTTTACAAGTAGGTATGGCCTTAGTGCTTTGTATTATGGGGTTGGCGCTTTATAACGATATTTTACGTTTGTAG